The proteins below are encoded in one region of Peptoniphilus sp. GNH:
- the cas5e gene encoding type I-E CRISPR-associated protein Cas5/CasD, which produces MKTLLLRLKGPMQAWGTSSKFETRATDYYPSKSAVIGIIAASLGYKRDDDEKVQKLNNLDFAVRIDQEGILQKDYHIASKYKENGDFERNYVTNRYYMGDAVFVVAISSQDEKWIDEIIKAIKSPYFQPFMGRRSCPLPLDFIIGSTEKGPIEALEQLEWQAADWYKKKNQNYRADIYADKSLQKDRPFIIRNDRVISFSQKERKFGPRFEVRLSKQMATREEKPLDFYGSI; this is translated from the coding sequence TTGAAAACACTATTACTGAGATTAAAAGGGCCTATGCAAGCCTGGGGCACATCCTCAAAATTTGAGACAAGAGCCACCGACTATTACCCTTCCAAATCTGCTGTGATTGGAATAATAGCAGCTAGTTTAGGATATAAAAGAGATGATGATGAAAAAGTACAAAAGTTAAACAATCTCGACTTTGCAGTGAGAATAGACCAAGAAGGAATCTTGCAAAAAGACTATCACATAGCAAGCAAATACAAAGAAAATGGAGATTTTGAAAGAAATTATGTGACAAACCGCTACTACATGGGAGATGCAGTATTTGTAGTGGCTATATCTAGCCAAGACGAAAAGTGGATAGACGAAATAATAAAAGCCATAAAGAGTCCATATTTTCAACCATTCATGGGCAGGAGATCATGCCCATTGCCACTAGATTTTATAATTGGCTCGACAGAAAAAGGACCAATAGAAGCCTTAGAGCAATTAGAATGGCAAGCAGCAGACTGGTACAAAAAGAAAAATCAAAATTATCGTGCAGACATCTATGCAGACAAGAGTTTACAGAAAGATAGACCATTTATCATAAGAAATGACCGAGTGATATCTTTTTCACAAAAAGAACGCAAATTTGGACCGCGATTTGAAGTTAGACTTAGTAAACAAATGGCAACAAGAGAAGAAAAACCACTAGACTTTTATGGAAGTATATAG
- the cas2e gene encoding type I-E CRISPR-associated endoribonuclease Cas2e — translation MPLTVITLKNSPPSLRGDLTKWMQEISTGVYVGNFNSKIRAELWKRIVESVGTGEATMSYAFRNEIGYNFETHNSTKIPMDFDGIPLVFTPIKKTETTDQKLGFSKAAMMRKSKRYSSKDTQNNSKNYVVIDLETTGLDPIDDRIIEIAAIKIGKETKEYTCFVKQEKELTQKIKKLTGISQIEIENGKEEKIAISELLEFIGKESILGYNVDFDISFINEALKRQKKKKIENKIYDVMKYAKDEKASLKNYKLETVLKEYGINEKVPHRAMKDAQIIQKLASKIKTLMDKL, via the coding sequence ATGCCATTGACAGTAATAACTTTAAAAAACTCACCGCCATCCCTAAGAGGAGATCTGACAAAATGGATGCAAGAAATATCAACAGGCGTCTACGTTGGAAATTTCAATAGCAAAATAAGAGCAGAACTCTGGAAACGCATTGTAGAAAGCGTAGGAACGGGAGAAGCTACAATGAGTTATGCCTTTAGGAATGAAATCGGATACAATTTCGAAACCCACAACTCAACAAAAATACCGATGGACTTTGACGGCATACCACTAGTATTTACACCAATAAAAAAAACAGAGACAACAGATCAAAAACTTGGATTTAGCAAGGCAGCCATGATGAGAAAATCAAAAAGATACAGCAGCAAAGATACACAAAACAATTCAAAAAACTATGTCGTAATAGACTTGGAAACAACAGGTCTAGATCCGATTGACGATAGAATAATAGAAATAGCAGCAATCAAAATAGGAAAAGAAACAAAAGAATACACCTGTTTTGTAAAGCAAGAAAAAGAACTCACACAAAAAATTAAGAAACTAACAGGAATCAGTCAAATAGAAATAGAAAATGGCAAAGAAGAAAAAATCGCGATATCTGAACTTTTAGAATTTATAGGAAAAGAAAGCATACTAGGATATAATGTAGACTTTGATATATCATTTATAAATGAAGCCCTAAAACGTCAAAAAAAGAAAAAAATAGAAAACAAAATCTATGACGTAATGAAATACGCAAAAGACGAAAAGGCATCCTTAAAAAACTACAAACTCGAAACAGTCTTAAAAGAATATGGAATAAATGAAAAAGTTCCTCATAGGGCAATGAAAGACGCACAAATAATACAAAAACTCGCAAGCAAAATAAAAACACTAATGGACAAACTATAA
- the cas6e gene encoding type I-E CRISPR-associated protein Cas6/Cse3/CasE — translation MYLSRVEIDTNNRRKMRDLKHLGCYHAWIEDSFLDEREKPKEKRSRKLWRIDSIDEKYYLLILSESEPNFEKLEKYGVKNSAISKNYNDFLESLKEGMRANFRIKLNTVKSHADRVKYKKRGRVMPVPLDELNSFFIERAEKNGFSVNADEFCVLKRENEIFKHYDEDNKEKSEINLASTTYEGILTITDLEKFKQALKIGIGKKKAYGFGLLSIIPIK, via the coding sequence ATGTATTTATCAAGAGTAGAAATAGACACAAACAATCGTAGAAAAATGAGAGATTTAAAGCACCTTGGTTGCTATCATGCTTGGATCGAAGACTCTTTTTTAGACGAACGTGAAAAACCCAAAGAAAAACGCAGCAGAAAGCTTTGGAGAATAGATAGCATAGACGAAAAATATTATCTGTTAATCCTAAGCGAAAGCGAGCCAAATTTTGAAAAGCTTGAAAAATATGGAGTAAAAAATTCTGCCATAAGCAAAAACTACAATGACTTCTTAGAATCACTTAAAGAAGGAATGAGGGCAAACTTTAGAATAAAACTAAATACAGTTAAATCACATGCAGACAGAGTCAAATACAAAAAACGTGGCCGTGTGATGCCCGTTCCACTAGACGAGCTAAACTCATTTTTCATAGAAAGAGCCGAAAAAAATGGCTTTTCTGTAAATGCTGACGAATTTTGCGTCTTAAAAAGAGAAAATGAAATCTTTAAGCATTATGATGAAGATAATAAAGAAAAATCAGAAATAAATCTAGCAAGCACAACCTATGAAGGAATCCTAACAATAACCGATTTGGAAAAATTCAAGCAAGCACTAAAAATCGGCATTGGAAAGAAAAAAGCTTACGGATTTGGACTGCTAAGCATAATACCAATAAAATGA
- the cas1e gene encoding type I-E CRISPR-associated endonuclease Cas1e, translating to MKDISGAKKTELAELPRISDRVSFIYVEHAKINRLDSAITISDYRGQVNIPCSIIGVLMLGPGTDISHRAMEILGDVGTSVLWVGERGVRHYANGRSLAHSTRLLEKQAKLVSNTRTRLEVARKMYAMRFENEDVSNLTMQQLRGREGSRIRKVYREQSKKYKVKWDGRDYNVDDFEASNEVNQALSAANVSLYGVCHSIIVALGMSPGLGFVHTGHDKSFVYDIADLYKAELTIPLAFELASELQGDEDIGKLARQKIRDEMVDGKIMQKIVQDLQYLMDVQEEDKTYMDIIELWDDKNENASYGISYKEG from the coding sequence ATGAAAGATATATCCGGAGCAAAAAAGACAGAACTTGCAGAACTGCCCAGAATATCTGATAGGGTAAGTTTCATCTATGTAGAACACGCAAAAATAAATAGACTTGACAGCGCAATAACCATAAGCGATTATCGAGGACAAGTAAACATCCCATGTAGCATAATAGGAGTACTCATGCTTGGACCCGGAACAGATATAAGCCATAGAGCCATGGAAATATTAGGAGATGTAGGCACATCCGTCTTATGGGTAGGAGAAAGAGGAGTCAGGCATTATGCAAACGGCAGAAGCCTGGCCCACTCCACAAGACTACTAGAAAAGCAGGCAAAATTAGTATCAAACACTAGAACTAGACTAGAAGTTGCAAGAAAAATGTACGCAATGAGATTTGAAAATGAAGATGTATCAAACTTAACCATGCAACAACTGCGTGGCAGAGAAGGCTCAAGAATAAGAAAAGTTTATCGAGAACAATCGAAAAAATACAAAGTAAAATGGGATGGCAGAGACTACAACGTGGATGACTTTGAAGCTTCAAACGAAGTCAACCAAGCACTTTCAGCAGCCAACGTTTCATTATATGGCGTTTGCCATAGCATAATAGTAGCCTTGGGCATGAGTCCTGGACTTGGCTTTGTCCACACAGGGCATGACAAATCTTTTGTTTACGATATTGCAGACCTATACAAGGCAGAACTTACAATCCCCTTAGCCTTTGAACTAGCATCAGAATTGCAAGGCGATGAAGACATCGGAAAACTTGCAAGACAAAAAATAAGAGATGAAATGGTCGACGGTAAAATCATGCAAAAAATTGTCCAAGACCTGCAATATCTCATGGATGTCCAAGAAGAAGACAAAACATACATGGACATCATAGAGCTATGGGACGACAAAAATGAAAATGCAAGTTATGGAATAAGCTACAAAGAGGGTTAA
- the cas7e gene encoding type I-E CRISPR-associated protein Cas7/Cse4/CasC — protein MENKINQRLFLDIHAIQTMPPANINRDDTGSPKTAQYGGVTRARVSSQSWKRAMRKYFNEDGDIKNVGIRSLNIVAYIANKIVKKASSISLEEAMNMAEKTLNAAKISTKDQKAKALFFISDRQADQFAQACINKNTDKKELQEILNSNTAIDIALFGRMVADDPSLNEDASSQVAHAISTHGIESEFDFFTAVDDLAQEDNAGAGMLGTIEYNSSTLYRYANIALHEFYKQLGEKEDTIKATKLFLEAFVKSMPTGKINTFANQTLPQALIVTLRSDRPASMVSAFEKPIKSDDGYVNKSIERLFDEYTKCDKILDKPIFTAYLLLDDLKVNEIGKQEKSINELLDDLASELNKNL, from the coding sequence ATGGAAAACAAAATCAATCAAAGACTATTTTTAGATATTCACGCAATTCAAACTATGCCTCCTGCGAATATAAACAGAGATGACACAGGTAGTCCTAAGACTGCCCAATACGGGGGAGTGACAAGAGCAAGAGTTAGCTCACAAAGCTGGAAAAGAGCTATGAGAAAATACTTTAACGAAGATGGCGATATCAAAAATGTGGGAATTCGCTCACTAAACATTGTGGCATATATTGCCAATAAAATTGTAAAAAAAGCTAGTTCAATTTCCTTAGAAGAAGCCATGAATATGGCTGAAAAAACATTAAATGCCGCTAAAATTTCAACTAAAGATCAAAAAGCAAAAGCATTATTTTTCATAAGCGACAGGCAAGCAGACCAATTTGCTCAAGCATGCATAAATAAAAATACCGATAAAAAAGAATTGCAAGAAATTTTAAACAGTAACACTGCAATAGACATAGCCCTATTCGGCAGAATGGTGGCAGATGATCCATCATTAAACGAAGATGCATCATCTCAAGTAGCCCATGCCATTTCAACTCATGGCATCGAAAGTGAATTCGATTTCTTTACAGCTGTTGATGACCTCGCACAAGAAGACAATGCAGGTGCTGGCATGCTCGGTACAATTGAATACAATTCATCCACCCTATATCGCTATGCCAACATAGCCCTTCATGAATTCTATAAGCAACTTGGCGAAAAAGAAGACACTATAAAAGCCACCAAGCTTTTCCTAGAAGCCTTTGTAAAATCTATGCCAACAGGAAAAATAAATACTTTCGCCAACCAAACTCTTCCTCAAGCACTAATAGTAACACTAAGAAGCGATAGACCGGCTAGTATGGTCAGTGCCTTTGAAAAACCAATAAAATCAGATGATGGATATGTAAACAAATCGATAGAAAGACTTTTTGACGAATATACAAAATGCGATAAAATCTTAGATAAACCAATTTTTACTGCATATTTGCTACTAGATGATTTGAAAGTAAATGAAATAGGCAAGCAAGAAAAAAGTATAAATGAACTTTTAGACGATTTGGCATCAGAACTAAATAAAAATCTATAA
- the casB gene encoding type I-E CRISPR-associated protein Cse2/CasB — protein MENKTLDVYKETARILRKLDATRDIPATRALLANIRNSINKETSSNMDALTYVFQNIPEEFIGSRNELNDYEKSIFTALQMYALHQQANMNSVLKLDYEKDERRQNMGDALSYLRTNDSKSTDARFNALVTSSNFKQLENHLRQMVKLLKAKSEVKVDYASLADDLYWFLKKEKDGIKIKWARAYYKFRKENEKGED, from the coding sequence ATGGAGAACAAAACATTAGATGTTTACAAGGAAACTGCAAGGATATTGAGAAAACTTGATGCGACAAGAGACATTCCCGCTACAAGAGCTTTGTTGGCAAACATTAGAAACTCGATAAATAAAGAAACCTCAAGCAATATGGATGCTCTTACATATGTATTCCAAAATATACCAGAGGAATTTATCGGTTCACGAAATGAACTAAATGATTACGAAAAATCGATTTTTACGGCGCTGCAGATGTACGCTCTGCATCAACAAGCGAATATGAATTCTGTTTTAAAACTCGATTACGAGAAAGACGAAAGGCGCCAAAACATGGGAGATGCCTTAAGCTATTTAAGAACAAATGACAGCAAGTCTACCGATGCAAGGTTTAATGCTCTAGTAACTTCAAGTAATTTCAAACAATTAGAAAATCATTTAAGACAGATGGTAAAACTTTTAAAGGCCAAATCAGAAGTCAAAGTTGATTATGCAAGTCTGGCAGACGACTTATATTGGTTTTTGAAAAAAGAAAAAGATGGCATAAAAATAAAATGGGCAAGGGCCTACTACAAATTTAGAAAAGAAAATGAAAAAGGAGAAGATTAA
- a CDS encoding type I-E CRISPR-associated protein Cse1/CasA: MSEFNLVDKPWILVATDDKGTTKLVGLKEFFQNAHTYTALAGDMLTQDFAVMRFLLAILHTVFSRYDASGKAYAQLEVDERMKQVESVDIDDEEEYEDNLMKTWKDLWTAGKFPEIVIKYLELWHDRFNLFDEKYPFYQVTEAQVDSSKINKTSPSEVLGKNINRMISESANKIALFSPKYNHGNNKEMLNYDEVVRWLITYQSYTGLSDKVIFGDEKYKASKGWLFDLGGVYLSSDNIYKTLILNLQLLDKVNTQYNINIQKPCWEYSPSKLIEKYMSSNIIDNISELYTRWSRAIYIPDFAPRDVFKMQIVKLPEVSHEDNFLEPMTLWKYNNSGDNKGKFTPKKHQLNKSLWRSFGLITRTEDANENNANTPKRKPGIMEWLNHIEPYIKNQVVKINSVSMEDDGNATSWVPTNEIVDSLYIKESILNDIKDQGWVIRINDLVDKTKDIIDKTFRSFVNDIKSIRNIESNEFTSKYVEDMYFEIDKPFRDWLSSIDYKDNKDEKTKMWNKKLKTLLIRQAEKIMENAGPRDFIGIVENDSTKNIATAFNSFIWHLNKKL, encoded by the coding sequence ATGAGCGAATTTAATTTGGTTGACAAGCCTTGGATTTTGGTTGCAACGGACGACAAAGGCACTACAAAGCTTGTTGGGTTAAAGGAATTTTTTCAAAATGCTCACACGTACACGGCTCTTGCGGGAGATATGCTAACTCAAGATTTTGCTGTGATGAGATTTTTATTGGCCATACTTCACACCGTTTTTTCAAGATACGATGCAAGTGGCAAGGCCTACGCTCAACTAGAAGTAGATGAGCGCATGAAGCAGGTCGAAAGTGTTGATATCGACGATGAAGAAGAGTATGAAGATAACTTGATGAAAACATGGAAAGATTTATGGACTGCTGGAAAATTCCCAGAAATTGTCATCAAATATCTTGAGCTCTGGCATGATAGATTTAATCTATTTGACGAGAAGTATCCTTTCTATCAGGTGACAGAAGCACAAGTGGATAGTTCAAAAATCAATAAAACTAGTCCGAGCGAAGTCTTAGGCAAAAATATAAATAGAATGATTTCAGAAAGTGCCAATAAAATAGCCCTATTTTCTCCAAAATATAATCATGGTAACAACAAAGAAATGTTAAATTATGATGAAGTAGTAAGATGGCTAATAACATATCAATCATATACGGGCCTATCAGATAAGGTTATATTCGGAGATGAAAAATACAAGGCATCCAAGGGATGGCTATTCGACTTGGGAGGAGTGTATCTTTCAAGCGATAATATATATAAGACCTTGATTTTAAATTTGCAATTGTTGGATAAAGTAAACACCCAGTACAATATCAACATTCAGAAACCTTGCTGGGAATATAGTCCATCAAAGCTAATTGAGAAATATATGTCATCTAATATAATTGATAATATAAGTGAATTATACACAAGGTGGAGCAGGGCCATTTACATACCTGATTTCGCTCCTAGAGATGTATTCAAAATGCAGATTGTAAAACTGCCAGAAGTATCACATGAAGATAATTTTTTAGAGCCTATGACTCTATGGAAATACAATAATAGTGGAGACAACAAGGGCAAATTTACTCCAAAAAAGCATCAACTAAACAAATCCTTGTGGAGATCATTTGGACTTATCACAAGGACCGAAGACGCTAATGAAAATAATGCCAATACACCTAAAAGAAAACCGGGAATTATGGAATGGCTAAATCACATTGAGCCATATATCAAAAATCAAGTTGTAAAAATCAATTCTGTAAGCATGGAAGATGATGGAAATGCAACATCGTGGGTTCCGACAAACGAAATTGTAGATAGCTTATACATCAAAGAATCAATACTAAACGACATTAAAGATCAGGGCTGGGTTATCAGAATAAATGACCTCGTTGATAAAACAAAAGATATCATAGATAAGACTTTTAGATCATTTGTAAATGATATAAAAAGTATTAGAAACATAGAATCAAATGAATTTACATCAAAATATGTAGAAGATATGTATTTTGAAATTGACAAGCCCTTCAGAGATTGGCTATCAAGTATAGATTATAAAGATAATAAAGACGAAAAGACAAAGATGTGGAATAAAAAATTAAAAACCTTGCTCATAAGACAAGCTGAAAAAATCATGGAAAATGCAGGCCCGAGAGATTTTATCGGCATAGTAGAAAATGATTCCACAAAAAATATAGCAACAGCATTTAATAGCTTTATATGGCACTTGAATAAAAAATTATAA